The following are from one region of the Entelurus aequoreus isolate RoL-2023_Sb linkage group LG17, RoL_Eaeq_v1.1, whole genome shotgun sequence genome:
- the LOC133631879 gene encoding E3 SUMO-protein ligase ZBED1-like: protein MPCIAHVIQRSITVSLADSGFVPALAKCRKIVGHFKHSPANLTELNAEQVKLGQQQEPLIQDVPTRWNSTLEMVKRIIPNQAAIKATLDQQQHNLVMLTPAEWDKLQRLETLLEPCRYVTQILGGEAYVSCSVVLPALCHLHCVMETSDEDPAYMIRFKTKFKDDLGSRQEHTNNAWLKIATALDPRFKDLKSVPKADREEVWTKLGGLLRESPGRPSHTTEDGPPKKKMNLLLQLGSDSESDEEVQPDRALHRYRAEPTIEMTDCPLQWWSSHAGAHDKLAPLARKYLATPASSVPCERLFSLAGHIVQKKRSALLSENVDKLVCLSNWLKDE, encoded by the exons atgccctgtatcgcgcacgtcatacagagaagcatcactgtgagtctcgctgacagcggatttgttcctgcattagccaagtgtcgcaagattgtgggacattttaaacacagcccggcaaacttaacggagctgaatgcagagcaggtgaaactcggacagcagcaggagccactgatccaagacgttccaacgcggtggaattccacacttgaaatggtcaaacgcatcatccccaatcaagcagcaataaaagcaaccctggatcaacagcagcataatctcgtcatgctgacgccagcagaatgggataaactccagagactggagacccttctagagccctgccg gtatgtgactcagatcctgggtggggaggcctacgtctcctgctcagtggtactacctgccctctgccacttacactgtgtaatggaaacttctgatgaggaccctgcatacatgattagatttaagaccaaattcaaagacgacctaggctcccgccaagaacacaccaacaatgcatggctcaagattgcaaccgcactggacccacgttttaaggacttgaaaagtgtgcccaaggcagacagagaggaggtgtggaccaaacttggaggccttctgcgtgaatcacctggaagaccttcacacactactgaagatgggccacccaagaagaaaatgaaccttcttctacagctgggctcagattcagaatcagatgaagaggtacagcctgacagagccttacacaggtacagagcagagcccaccattgaaatgacggactgtcccttgcagtggtggtcatctcatgcaggagcccatgacaagctggctccgttggctcggaaatatctagccactcctgcatcctcagttccctgtgaaagactcttctcacttgccggtcacattgtgcaaaagaagcggtcagctttactctcagaaaatgtggacaaattggtttgcctcagtaactggctaaaggatgaatag